One part of the Acidobacteriota bacterium genome encodes these proteins:
- a CDS encoding restriction endonuclease codes for MPIPDFQTLMLPLLRHLSDGVERINQETIDALANEFNLTDAERTQLLPSGQQTVFRNRVAWAKAHFKRAGLIESPRRGIYRITDRGREVLTQNPKRVDLKFLDKFPGHREFRFSSKLENEPETVPQVNGLTPEEHIALGYQQIREELAADLIRRVKECAPEFFEQLVIDLLLAMGYGGSRQDAGKAVGRSGDGGIDGIIKEDRLGLDAIYIQAKRWEGVVGRPEIQKFAGALQGQRARKGIFITTSSFTKEAREFVSAIDSKIILVGGDMLASLMIDHGIGVTEIAAYVVKRIDSDYFGQE; via the coding sequence ATGCCCATTCCTGACTTCCAAACTCTAATGCTGCCCCTGCTTCGGCACCTATCCGATGGAGTAGAGCGAATCAACCAAGAAACCATTGATGCACTTGCAAATGAGTTCAACCTGACCGATGCCGAACGAACGCAACTACTCCCAAGTGGCCAACAAACAGTCTTTCGTAACCGTGTTGCCTGGGCTAAGGCACACTTCAAACGAGCCGGCCTTATCGAGTCTCCGCGACGGGGGATTTACCGAATTACAGATCGAGGGCGCGAGGTTCTTACGCAAAATCCTAAGCGAGTTGATCTCAAGTTTTTGGACAAGTTTCCAGGTCACCGGGAGTTCAGATTTTCGTCCAAATTAGAGAACGAGCCTGAGACTGTCCCCCAAGTTAATGGCCTAACACCAGAAGAACATATTGCACTTGGCTATCAGCAGATTCGCGAGGAGTTGGCTGCCGACCTTATACGGAGAGTAAAAGAATGCGCTCCTGAGTTTTTTGAACAACTCGTTATTGATCTCCTTCTCGCTATGGGTTACGGCGGTTCTCGGCAAGATGCCGGAAAGGCAGTCGGTCGAAGCGGCGATGGAGGCATTGACGGCATCATCAAAGAAGACCGGTTGGGATTAGACGCCATCTATATCCAAGCGAAGCGTTGGGAGGGAGTCGTTGGCAGACCGGAGATTCAAAAATTCGCTGGGGCTTTGCAAGGTCAGCGAGCCAGGAAAGGCATCTTTATCACCACGTCCTCATTTACCAAGGAGGCCCGCGAGTTTGTCTCAGCCATTGATAGTAAGATCATTTTGGTTGGCGGAGACATGCTAGCCAGCTTA
- a CDS encoding molybdopterin-dependent oxidoreductase — protein MGEKQTFTLTVNGRQHSVSATPQTQLMDVLRDELHLTGTKDGCATGHCGSCMVISNGEAVRSCLVPMKRAGGANIQTIEGVANGALHPVQQAYIDQGATQCGFCTPGFVMATIALLEKNPNPTLQEIYDGHKWNICRCTGHNAIIRAVQQAAGQAVAPLPAVKQPLKAISQPLPRPDAVEKVTGKGIYADDLYVDGMLYARALRSQYPHARLLSVDVSKAKAHPGVVAVLTAADIPGRKDCGVHEVDWPVLCYDKVRYVGDAIALVVAETEAIAAEALKLIEVEYEPLPVITGPQEAAAPDAPILHAQVPHHDPNEHGNCLKHYHLENGDITKGFAEADVIIERDYNTQTVEHAFIEPEAGLAVPDPTGRITVYCGGQIPFGDRAQIAASLNLPEDRIRVINCLIGGAFGGKEDVSVQIHVALAAMLTKRPVKLVLSRKESLLVHPKRHATVIKMKTGAKRDGTITAHEAEIWGDGGAYASLSSHVMLRATTHAAGAYEVKNVKVDTFAMYTNNVPSGAFRGFGVTQSAFAMESQMDQLAEALGLSPVEIRRRNVLNYGKQTLAGQVMHESCGLADALETVAAEMEKHPFVAVEGDKRRAWGVACAYKNTGFGSGAYDAAGAEVELFANGRAAVRAGAAEIGQGLVGVLAQVVSEELGVPYANVDVLVADTDHTLDCAATTASRQTYVTGNAARFASKEVRKLLAHIAAEMLGAPPDDLLFADGLIKNNGHSVELAEIVRLMRREGRLPKMSYQYVAPLCEPYHHFAFGFGAQAVLVEVDVKTGETKVLKVIAASDVGRVINPLALQGQVEGSISMGLGMALQENFVMKDGYVQTDTLNKCRIPTIDQTPEVISFFIEHETKDGPYGGKGVGELASIPTTPAIINAIYNATGVRCYNLPAEKKWLKTALQTN, from the coding sequence GGCGCACTTCATCCCGTGCAGCAAGCCTACATTGATCAGGGCGCAACTCAGTGTGGGTTTTGCACGCCGGGTTTTGTAATGGCGACCATCGCCTTGCTTGAAAAGAATCCCAACCCGACGCTTCAGGAGATTTATGACGGCCACAAATGGAACATCTGCCGCTGCACCGGCCACAACGCGATCATCCGCGCCGTGCAACAAGCCGCCGGGCAAGCCGTCGCGCCGCTGCCTGCTGTCAAACAGCCGCTTAAGGCAATCAGCCAGCCGTTGCCCCGCCCCGACGCCGTTGAGAAAGTCACCGGCAAAGGAATTTACGCCGATGATTTGTATGTTGACGGAATGCTCTACGCCCGTGCGCTGCGCAGCCAGTATCCGCACGCGCGGCTGCTCAGCGTTGATGTGAGCAAAGCCAAAGCGCATCCCGGCGTCGTCGCCGTGCTGACCGCCGCTGACATCCCCGGTCGCAAAGATTGCGGCGTTCACGAAGTGGATTGGCCGGTGCTGTGTTACGACAAAGTGCGTTATGTCGGCGACGCCATCGCGCTGGTCGTTGCCGAAACAGAAGCTATCGCCGCTGAAGCCCTGAAGCTGATCGAAGTCGAGTACGAACCACTGCCCGTCATCACCGGCCCGCAAGAAGCCGCCGCGCCGGACGCGCCAATCTTGCACGCACAAGTTCCGCATCACGATCCCAACGAACACGGCAACTGCCTGAAGCACTACCACCTGGAAAACGGCGACATCACGAAAGGCTTTGCCGAAGCCGACGTCATCATCGAACGCGACTACAACACGCAAACCGTCGAACACGCCTTCATCGAACCCGAAGCCGGCCTGGCCGTGCCTGACCCCACCGGACGCATCACGGTCTATTGCGGCGGCCAGATTCCCTTCGGCGACCGCGCGCAAATTGCGGCTTCGCTCAATCTGCCCGAAGACCGCATCCGCGTCATCAACTGTTTGATCGGCGGCGCGTTCGGCGGCAAGGAAGACGTTTCCGTTCAGATTCACGTCGCACTCGCGGCAATGTTGACCAAGCGTCCGGTCAAGCTGGTGCTCAGCCGCAAAGAATCGCTGCTGGTGCATCCCAAACGCCACGCCACCGTCATCAAGATGAAAACCGGCGCAAAGCGCGACGGCACGATCACCGCGCACGAAGCCGAAATCTGGGGCGACGGCGGCGCGTATGCTTCATTGAGCAGCCACGTGATGTTGCGCGCGACGACGCACGCCGCCGGCGCTTACGAGGTCAAAAACGTCAAGGTGGACACTTTTGCGATGTACACTAACAACGTGCCATCCGGTGCCTTTCGCGGCTTCGGCGTCACGCAAAGCGCCTTTGCGATGGAAAGCCAGATGGATCAACTGGCCGAGGCGCTCGGCCTTTCGCCCGTCGAAATCCGCCGCCGCAATGTGTTGAATTACGGCAAGCAGACGCTGGCCGGGCAGGTGATGCACGAAAGCTGCGGCTTGGCCGATGCGCTGGAAACCGTCGCCGCCGAAATGGAGAAACATCCGTTCGTGGCCGTCGAAGGCGACAAGCGGCGCGCCTGGGGCGTGGCCTGCGCTTACAAAAACACAGGCTTTGGTAGCGGCGCTTATGACGCTGCCGGTGCCGAAGTCGAACTCTTCGCCAACGGGCGCGCCGCCGTGCGCGCCGGCGCGGCGGAAATCGGCCAGGGCCTGGTCGGCGTGCTCGCGCAAGTCGTCAGTGAAGAACTCGGCGTGCCTTACGCCAACGTTGACGTGCTGGTCGCCGACACCGATCACACGCTGGATTGCGCGGCGACGACGGCTTCGCGGCAAACCTACGTCACCGGCAACGCCGCGCGCTTTGCTAGCAAGGAAGTCCGCAAGCTGCTCGCGCACATAGCGGCAGAGATGCTGGGCGCGCCGCCGGATGATCTATTGTTTGCCGATGGCCTCATCAAGAACAACGGCCACAGCGTCGAACTTGCTGAAATCGTCCGGCTGATGCGGCGCGAGGGCCGCTTGCCGAAGATGAGCTATCAATACGTCGCGCCGCTGTGCGAACCGTATCATCACTTCGCTTTCGGCTTCGGCGCGCAGGCCGTGCTGGTCGAAGTGGATGTCAAAACCGGCGAGACAAAAGTCTTGAAAGTTATCGCGGCCAGCGATGTCGGGCGCGTCATCAATCCGCTGGCGTTGCAAGGGCAGGTCGAAGGCAGCATCTCGATGGGCTTGGGCATGGCGTTGCAGGAAAACTTCGTGATGAAGGATGGTTATGTCCAAACCGACACGCTCAACAAATGCCGCATCCCGACGATTGACCAGACGCCGGAAGTGATTTCGTTTTTCATCGAACACGAGACCAAAGACGGCCCCTACGGCGGCAAAGGCGTCGGCGAACTGGCTTCGATTCCGACGACACCGGCGATCATCAACGCGATTTACAACGCGACGGGAGTGCGCTGTTACAACTTGCCTGCCGAAAAGAAATGGTTGAAGACTGCCTTGCAGACGAACTGA